The window AACGCATCAATCTCAAAGCGCAGCACTTTGCCATCCGGACGGGTCACGGTCTGGGCTTCCAGATCAACCTGCAACTGATAGCCAGGATTCGCTTCAACCTGCTCAAACAGCTCATCCACTTCCGCATCGCTCAAGATGATCGGCAGCAAGCCGTTCTTGAAGCTGTTGTTGAAGAAGATGTCGGCGTAGCTCGGCGCGATGATGCTGCGGAAACCGTATTCTTCCAGGGCCCACGGCGCGTGTTCACGGCTGGAGCCGCAACCGAAGTTCTCGCGGGCCAGCAACACGCTAGCGCCTTGATAACGCTCGGCGTTGAGCACGAAGTCCTTGTTCAGCGGGCGCTTGGAGTTGTCCTGGTACGGCTGGCCGACATCCAGGTAGCGCCACTCATCGAACAGGTTCGGGCCGAAACCCGTGCGCTTGATCGACTTCAAGAACTGCTTCGGGATGATCTGGTCGGTGTCGACGTTGGCACGATCCAAAGGCGCGACAAGACCAGTGTGCTGGGTAAAAGCTTTCATGCTGCGCTCCTTAGATCAATTCACGGACGTCGACGAAACGACCGTTCACAGCGGCGGCGGCGGCCATCGCCGGGCTCACGAGGTGGGTTCGGCCACCGGCGCCCTGACGGCCTTCGAAGTTGCGGTTGGAGGTCGAGGCGCAATGCTCGCCCGACTCCAAGCGGTCCGGGTTCATCGCCAGGCACATCGAGCAACCCGGCTCACGCCATTCGAAACCGGCGTCGAGGAAAATCTTGTCCAGGCCTTCGGATTCGGCCTGTGCTTTCACCAGACCCGAGCCCGGCACCACGATGGCCTGCTTGATGGTCGAAGCGACTTTGCGGCCCTTGGCGATGACTGCCGCAGCGCGCAGGTCTTCGATCCGCGAGTTGGTGCAGGAACCGATGAACACGCGATCCAGCTGGATATCGGTGATTGCCTGATTGGCAGTCAACCCCATGTATTTCAAGGCGCGTTCGATGGAACCGCGTTTGACCAGGTCCATTTCCTTCGCAGGATCGGGAACATGCTGGTCCACGGCCAAGACCATCTCGGGCGAAGTGCCCCAGCTGACTTGCGGCTTGATTTGGGTCGCATCGAGCTCGACGATGGTGTCGAATTTGGCGTCTTTATCGGTCACCAGGTCTTTCCAGGCTTCGACAGCCAAGTCCCATTCCGCGCCTTTCGGGGCGAATGGACGGCCCTTCACGTAGGCCACGGTTTTTTCGTCAGCCGCCACCAGGCCTACGCGTGCGCCGGCCTCGATGGACATGTTGCAGATGGTCATGCGGCCTTCGACCGACAGATCGCGAATCGCGCTGCCGGCGAACTCGATGGCATGGCCGTTACCGCCGGCGGTGCCGATCTTGCCGATCACGGCGAGGACGATATCCTTGGCGGTCACGCCGAACGGCAATTTGCCTTCGACCGACACCAGCATATTCTTCATTTTCTTGGCGACCAGGCACTGGGTGGCGAGCACGTGCTCGACTTCGGAGGTGCCGATACCGTGAGCCAAAGCGCCAAACGCGCCGTGGGTCGAGGTGTGGGAGTCGCCGCAGACCACGGTCATGCCCGGCAAGGTCGCGCCCTGCTCCGGGCCGATCACGTGAACGATGCCTTGACGCACATCATTCATCTTGAATTCGACAATGCCATATTCATCGCAGTTGTCGTCGAGGGTCTGAACCTGCAAACGCGAGACCTGGTCGGCAATGGCTTCGATGCCGCCCTTGCGCTCCGGGGTGGTCGGTACGTTGTGGTCCGGGGTCGCGATGTTGGCATCGATGCGCCAAGGCTTGCGCCCGGCCAGACGCAGGCCTTCAAAGGCTTGCGGCGAGGTCACTTCGTGAATGATGTGACGATCGATGTAGATCAGCGCAGAGCCATCGTCGCGCTGCTTGACCAAGTGCGAATCCCAGAGCTTGTCGTAGAGCGTTTTGCCGGCCATCAGACGTTTTCCTCATCAGCTTGTTTCTATGCCCCGGGCTTTGAACGTTTCAATAACCCTTTGGCTTGTGAGGTCGATCCTAGGGGGTTACATTAAATAACTCAAATTCATATTTTTTATGCTTTGGATAACCAACTGGAATACCGTAATGGACCTGGCCAACCTAAATGCCTTTATCGCGATTGCCGAGACTGGAAGCTTTTCTGGCGCGGGCGAACGGCTGCACCTGACGCAGCCAGCGATCAGCAAGCGCATCGCCGGACTGGAACAGCAATTGAAGGTACGTCTGTTCGATCGCCTGGGCCGCGAAGTCGGCCTGACCGAGGCCGGGCGCGCCCTGTTGCCGCGGGCCTATCAGATTCTCAACGTGCTGGACGACACCCGCCGCGCCCTGACCAACCTGACCGGCGAAGTGACCGGGCGCCTGACGCTGGCCACCAGTCACCACATTGGCCTGCACCGTTTACCGCCCTTATTAAGAGAGTTCACCCGACGCTACCCACAAGTGGCGCTGGATATTCAGTTCCTCGATTCGGAAGTGGCCTACGAAGAAATACTCCATGGCCGCGCGGAACTGGCAGTAATCACCCTGGCCCCGGAACCTCATACCTTGGTCAAAGCGACGCCAGTGTGGGACGACCCGCTGGACTTCGTGGTCGCCCCGGAGCATTCGCTGGTCAGCAACGGAGCGGTCAGCCTGGCGGACATCGCCCTGCATCCGGCGGTGTTTCCCGGCGGCAACACCTTTACTCACCACATCGTCCATCGACTGTTCGAGGCTCAGGGACTGACGCCGAACATCGCCATGAGCACGAATTATCTGGAAACCATCAAGATGATGGTCTCGATCGGCCTGGCCTGGAGCGTGTTGCCGCGCACGATGCTCGATGATCAAGTTGCGCGAATACCTTTGCCGGGCATACAACTCACGCGCCAGCTAGGCTATATCTTGCACACCGAACGGACGCTGTCGAACGCGGCACGGGCCTTCATGGCCTTGCTGGATGCACAAATCGATCTGCCAGGGACTCAAGGCTAACGTGCGCTACTGCCATCGAGCCGCGAACTCCTGTGCCTAACGCCCAATTCAGCCCAAGGCCTGCCAATGCCGAAATCTGTTGACCGTATTCCGCCGATGCCCCGTATTCAGGCGCTTGACCCGAAACGGTCCGAGCAGAGCTGGGAAAGTGCGCCGCAGTTGCTGGCCGCTCTCAACGGCGCGCGCCTGGGCGCCTGGTATTGGGACATCGAACGCGGTCAGATCAGTTGGTCTCGGGGCACCCAGGCGTTGTTCGGCTTCGATCCCCGGCAACCGTTGCCGGCCGATCTGGAATACCTCGACTTGCTGCCCCCGGAGGATCGGGCCAAAACCATCCGTGCCTTTCATGCCGTGATTGCCGGCGCCCCGCTGGAACAAGCGATGCACCACCGCATCCGCTGGCCCGACGGCAGCCTGCACTGGCTGGAGATCAACGGCAGCCTGCTGCCGGACAAACACGGCCGGCCACGGATGATCGGGGTCATTCGCGAAATCACCCACCAGCGCCAGCGCGAACAGGCGCTGAGCAGCTCGGAAAAACGCTTTGCCACGCTGTTTCACCTGTGCCCGAACATGGTGCTGCTGACCCGCCAGGAAGATGGCCTGATCACCGAAGCCAACCAGTATTTCGAAAGCCTGTTCGGCTGGCCGGTGCAGGACGCCATTGGCCGAACGACCGTCGAACTGGGCCTCTGGGTACACCCGGAGCAACGGGACGTGCTGGTCAAGGCGACCAAGGCCAAGGGCGAACTGACCAGCATGGAGGTGCAGTTTCGCGCCAGCAACGGCCAGATCCATGACGGCATCCTCAGCGCACAGAAAGTCGAACTCGAAGGCCAGCCCTACCTCCTGAGCACTTTCCTCGACACCACGGAACGCAAAGCCGCCGAACACGCGCTGAAAGACAGCCAGGAACGCCTCGACCTGGCCCTGGATTCGGCGCAACTCGGCACCTGGGACTGGCACATTCCCAGCGGCATGCTGTACGGCTCGGCACGGGCCGCGCAGTTGCACGGGCTGGAGGCCATACCCTTCCATGAGTCTTTCGACGCATTTTTCGAAGGCGTGCCCGACGAAGAACGCGGTTCCATGCGCGACGCATATCGCAGCCTGCGCGAAGGGCCGGCCGGCAATTATCAGCTGACCTATCGGGTGCAACTATCGGACGGCAGCTCCCGTTACCTGGAAAGCCGCGCCCGCCTCTACCGCGATGAAAACGGCGCGCCGCTGCGCATGGCCGGCACCTTGCTGGACATCACCGACCAAGTGGAGCGTGAACAACGGCTGGTGGCTTCGGAAGAGAAATTCGCCACGCTGTTTCAAGTCAGCCCGGACCCGATCTGCGTTACGCGCCAGGACACCGGCCAGTTCATCGAGATCAACTCCAGCTTCACCCAGACCTTTGGCTGGAGCGCCGCCGAAGTGATTGGTCGCAGCGCCGACGAAATCGGCCTGTGGGACGCATCGGCGAAAAGCCTGCAACGGATCGAACAGGTCATCCGCGAACAGGGACTGAATAATGTCGCGATCGTCGCCCAGCACAAAGACGGGCAATCCCTGACCTGCGTGATTTCCAGCCGGCAGATCAGCGTGGGCGACCAGCCGTGCATCGTCACGACCCTGCGCGACATCACCCAGCAACAGCGTTCCGAAGCGGCACTCAAGGCGAGCGAAGAGAAGTTTGCCAAGGCGTTCCACTCGAGCCCGGACGCGATCACCATCACCGAGCGCGATACCGGGCGCTACCTGGAGGTCAACGATGGTTTCTCTCGCCTGACCGGTTACCGCGCCGACGAAGTGATCGGCCGCACTGTGTATCAGGTCGGCATCTGGGCTGAAGAGAAACAACGCTCGGCGCTGCTGGCCGAGTTGCAACTCAAGGGCCGCGTGCACCATCAGGAAATGCTCGGCCGCAATAAACGCGGCGAACTGCTGACCGTCGAAGTCTCGGTGGAGCCGATCACCCTCAACGAAACCGCGTGCCTGCTGCTGACTGCCCGAGACGTCAGCCTGCTGAAAAATGCCGAAGCGCAGATCCGTCACCTGGCCTACCACGACCCGCTGACCAACCTGCCGAACCGCGCGCTGTTGATGGATCGCCTGAGCCAGCAGATCGCGCTGCTCAAGCGCCACAACCTGCGCGGTGCGCTGTTGTTCCTCGACCTCGATCACTTCAAGCACATCAACGATTCCCTCGGTCACCCGGTGGGCGACACGGTGCTGAAAATCATCACGGCCCGGCTTGAGGCCAGCGTACGCATGGAAGACACCGTCGCGCGTCTGGGGGGCGATGAATTTGTGGTGCTCCTCAGCGGCCTCGAAGGCTCGCGCAACGAAGTCAGCGCCCAGGTCAGTGATCTGGCCGACACCTTGCGCGAATTGCTGTCGGAGCCGATGTTCCTCGATGGCCAGCGCCTGCAAGTGACGCCAAGCATCGGCATCGCACTGATTCCCGATCATGGCTCGACCCCGACCGACCTGCTCAAGCGTGCCGATATCGCGCTGTACCGCGCCAAAGACTCGGGCCGCAACACCGCGCAGATGTATCACAACACCATGCAGAAGGCCGCCAGCGAACGCCTGCGCATGGAAACCGATTTGCGCCTGGCCCTTTCCCGGGGCGAGTTTCAAGTGCATTACCAACCCCAGGTCGACGCCCGTGGCAACCGCATTGTCGGGGCCGAGGCGCTGGTGCGCTGGGACCACCCGGAACTCGGCCCGCAATCGCCCACCGAATTCATCAAGGTACTGGAGGACAGCGGACTGATTCTGGAAGTCGGCACCTGGATCATCGACGAAGCCTGCGGGGCTTTCAAAAAGCTGGTCGCCAAAGGCCTGGTGAACCCGCTCAGCTTCAGCCTCTGCGTGAACATCAGCCCGAGGCAATTTCGTCAAAACGATTTTGTCGAACGCATCGAACACAGCCTCAGCAGCCACGGCCTGCCCTGCTCACTGCTGAAACTGGAAATCACCGAAGGCATCGTCATCCAGAACCTGGAAGACACCATCAACAAAATGCGTCGCCTGAAAAAACTCGGCGTGAGCTTCGCGATGGACGACTTCGGCACCGGTTATTCCTCGCTGACCTACCTCAAGCGCCTGCCGGTCGACACGTTGAAAATCGACCAGTCGTTCATCCGCGACGCCACCACCGACCCCAACGACGCCGAAATCATCCGCGCCATCGTGGCCATGGCCCGCAGCCTGGAACTGAAAGTGATCGCCGAAGGGGTGGAAACGCCGGAGCAGCTGGAGTTCTTACAGGGGTTGGGGTGCCATTTTTATCAGGGGTATTTGCATAGCCGGCCGTTGCCGGTGAAGGAGTTTCAGAAGCTCCTCAAATAACGGGTACAAAAAAGGGCGCCAAATGGCGCCCTTCTCAATGCTCTGACTTGTTATTGCAGAGCGGTTTTTTGCGTCCCGTTGATCGGAATGCGTTTGGCTTTCGCCTCTTCCGGAATCACCCGCAACAGGTCGATGCTCAACAAACCGTTGCTCAGGCCGGCGGCCTTGATTTCGATATGGTCCGCCAGACGGAAAGACAGTTTGAAGGCGCGCTGTGCGATGCCTTGGTACAGATAGGTGACGTCTTCGTTCGCGTCACGCTTGCCGCCACTGATGGTCAGCACACCTTTTTCCACTTGCAGCTCCAGGTCTTCTTCCTGGAATCCGGCGGCCGCAATGACGATGCGGTACTGGTCGTCGCCGTGTTTTTCCACGTTGTAAGGTGGGTAGGTGCTGCCTGGCTCGTTGCGCAGGGCGGTTTCGAACAGGTCGTTGAAACGGTCGAAGCCCACCGAGGAACGGAACAGTGGGGCCATCGAAAATGCAGTACTCATGATTCAAATCTCCTGAAAACATATCAGCAAGTTTTTTTGTCTCCGCGACCCGAATTCGGCATCGCGTAATCCCTAGATAGGGATCGCTGATTGCTTTTCAAGAGATTATTTTCAGATTTTTTTAGAATTTTCTTAGGCCGCTTCGGCCACCTGCAGACCCAGCAAACGCGAGACCTGGTCCAGTTCAGTTTCCCTACGCAGGACGGTGAACAGCTCGACGGCTTCGGGATAATTGCGGGTCAGCATCGCCAGCCATTGCTTCAAGCGACCCGGCGATTGGCGCGCTGTCATCTGCGCCTTGGCTTGTAGCCAGAAGTCCTGAACCAGTGGCAGCAACTCTGCCCAGGTCATCTCGACCACTTCTTCACCGGCCCGCGCGGCGGCGATTTGCCGGGCCAGGTCCGGGCGCGACACCAGGCCGCGACCGAGCATGATGTCTTCCACGCCGCTGATTTCGCGGCAACGGCGCCAGTCCTCGACGCTCCAGATGTCGCCGTTGGCGAATACCGGAACCTTGACCACTTCCTGCACCCGCGGGATCCATTCCCAGTGTGCAGGCGGCTTATAACCGTCGGTCTTGGTCCGGGCGTGAACCACGATGTGCGCCGCACCGCCTTCGGCCAGCGCTGTTGCGCAGACCAGCGAACCGTCGGGGCTGTCGAAGCCCAGACGCATCTTGGCGGTGACCGGAATGTGTGCAGGCACAGCACGGCGGACATGCTCAACGATTTGGTTGAGCAGTTCGGGTTCTTTCAGCAGGACGGCGCCGCCACGGGACTTGTTGACGGTCTTGGCCGGGCAGCCGAAGTTCAGGTCGATGACCTCGGAACCCAGTTCGCAGGCCAGCGCGGCATTTTCAGCCAGGCACACCGGGTCGGAACCGAGCAACTGCACCCGCAGCGGTACGCCGGACGCGGTGCGGGCGCCGGTCAGCAATTCCGGACCGAACTTGTGGTAATAGGCAGGCGTGAGCAGTTGATCGTTGATCCGAATGAACTCGGTCACGCACCAATCAATGCCGCCCACACGGGTCAGCACGTCCCGCAGGATGTTGTCGACCAACCCCTCCATGGGCGCCAAAGCAATTTGCATGAAAAACACACTCGACGAAAAACGTGCGGCAGTTTACTGGATTCTCTGTCGAAAGACCTGCATCTGCCTCTGTGGCGTCAACTTGGAACTTGCAACGCCGGGCCGTAGCCTTCGATGAACTCGGCCGGCATGCGCTTGGGCTTGCCCGTGGACAGTTCGATGCAGACGAAGGTGGTTTGCGCCCGCAGCAACGTGGTGTTGTCGCTGGGGCGCTTCAACTGGAAGTGGCGGGTCATTTTCAGGCGTTGATCCCAATCGACAATCCAGGTTGCCAGTTGCAACTCGTCGCCCTCGTACGCCGCGGCCAGGTAATCGATCTCGTGCCGCACCACTGCCATTGCCCGGTCCAGTCGACGGTACTCGACCAGGTCCAGGCCCAGCCGCTGCGAGTGGCGCCAGGCGCAACGTTCGAGCCAGGTCACGTACACCGCGTTGTTCGCGTGCCCCAGCCCGTCGATGTCCTCGGCGCCGACGTGCAGATCAATGATAAATGGCGTTGCCCGATCCCAGCCCATGCCCCACTCCCGGTCAGATGATTTCGACCGGGGCAGTGTAACGGATGCTTATGCCGATTGGCGCGATTGCAGGCTGCGACCGGCCAGCAGTGATAGCACGCCATCAATCACCCGAGGATCCGCCAGCACCCGCCGATGACCGCCCTCTTCCAGGCGCAACAGCCGACTATCGAACCAGGCCTCGTGGATCAACCGGGACTCCTTGACCGAGACGAAGTTGTCATCTTCGGCGTGGACGATCAGGCCGGGCATGTCGAGCTGATAGTGCGCAACATCCAGCGTCGCCGCACGCATGCCGACGTCTTTCTCGACCTGACGGATGAACGCCGAACGCGCTTTGGGCGGCAGCCGAACATAGCGGGCAAAACCGCGCAACACACCAAGAATCCGCGCCGGAGCGGCGATAGTGACCAGAGTTTCGGTGCGCAAGCCCAGCTGTACGGCGAGCATCGCACTGGCGCCGCCCATCGAGTGACCGATGACGGCCTGCAACGGCGGCAACTCGGCGGCGGCCTCAAGCATGGCGCGGGCGAACAGCACGACATTCGCTTCGTTACCCGGCGAGCGACCGTGAGCCGGTCCGTCCAGGGCAACGACGGTATACCCGGCCTCAACCAGCGCCGTGATCAGGCTGGCAAACTGCGTCGGCCGGCCTTCCCAGCCGTGCATCAACAACACGGCCGGACCTTGCCCCCAACGCAGCGCCGAGAGCCCGAAGCGCAAGGTGATTCGTTCGGATTTGGCCAGGAGCGGCAACTCCCAATCACGCGGAGGAAAATCCCGCGGCGTCATGAACGCCAGTCGCATTTTGCTCGCCACCAGTTTCGGTGCGAACCAGCCCAAGGTGCCATTAACGCCACGAACCCACTTCAACGTGCTCATCGCTCTCACTCCTCAGGCCACTGCCTTCAGGTCATAGCACCGCCGACTTGGCGGCGCGCAGCAATCGATCGGACAACTCGCCTGGCCCCAGCGCCCGTGCCAGAGCCAGACCACCGACCATCAAGGCCATGTCGGCCAGGGCTTTGTCGGTGTCTTCCGGGCTGGCCGCCAACTGCGCGACCATCATTTCCACATGCTCATTCAACGCCACACGAAACGCGTCCGGCAGGCGCCCCAGCTCACCGACAGACGCCGGGATCGGGCACGCTGACTCCGAGGAATCACGGTGTTTGCGTGACAGGTAAAACGCGGCAACCAAAGCGCGACGCTCTTCGCCGGTCAATTCGGCGTCCATGTCGGCGATCAAGCCACGGCGGTGACCAAGCAGTTGCTTGAACGCCTCCAGCATCATCGCGTCCTTGCTTTCGAAGTGCGCATAGAAGCCGCCAACCGTCAGGCCGGCTGCGCCCATCACTTCGCCCACGCTCGGTTCGGCCGGGCCGCGCTGAATCAGCGCTGCACTGGCGGCTTTGAGAATGCGTTCGCGGGTTTGAGCTTTTTTATCGTTCATCGTTGCCTCCGAATATTACGACTAGAATATTATTCTCATAATAATTTTCCGCAAGTCGTGGATGTGACCGCTGGTCTGAAGAACAGTTTGAAAGAAATGGGGGATTTGGCCAAACGCCAGACAAACAAAAGGGCCATTCAATAATTGAATGACCCTTATAAAATCCCGCAGAGCGGGTAATCGTGGCGTCCCCTAGGGGACTCGAACCCCTGTTACCGCCGTGAAAGGGCGGTGTCCTAGGCCACTAGACGAAGGGGACGCAAAACCTTCTATACAACTGATCAGTGCTGAGAACTGATCGATTCAAGACCGGTGTGGCCAGATCTTGAACTGTAAAATTGGTGGAGCTAAGCGGGATCGAACCGCTGACCTCCTGCATGCCATGCAGGCGCTCTCCCAGCTGAGCTATAGCCCCGGATTTTTCGCCTCGCGGCGGAGCGACATCTTGCAACGTCGCTTCTGTAAAACTGGCGTCCCCTAGGGGACTCGAACCCCTGTTACCGCCGTGAAAGGGCGGTGTCCTAGGCCACTAGACGAAGGGGACGCAAACCCTTCTATACAACAGATCAACGCTGAGTGTTGATCGCTTCAAGGCCGGTGTGGCCAGACCTTGAAGTGTAAATTGGTGGAGCTAGACGGGATCGAACCGTCGACCTCTTGCATGCCATGCAAGCGCTCTCCCAGCTGAGCTATAGCCCCTCATCGCTGAGGACGGGGCGAATCTTAATGGCGCTTCGGAAAGCTGTCAAACTTATTTTTAAAATATTTCAAAGTTTTTTGCCGACATAACAATCACTTACCGCCCTCCCCCCGGAAAAACGGGGGGAGCACCGAAGATCACGAACAAATGATCGCAACCTCCGGCAGTTCCTACAGGGGCAAACGTCCTCAGGCGATGTTGCCCAGGAGTTTTTCCCACTCCTTGTTTTCCTTCTTCGACACACCGCCCAACAGGTCGATGGCCTGGCGCAGACGGAAACGGGTCAGGTCCGGACCGAGGATTTCCATCGCATCGAGCACCGACACCGAACTGGCCTGGCCAGTGATCGCGGCAAACATCAGCGGCATGGCATCACGCAGCTTCAGCTCCAGGGATTCGACCACCGCCTGAATCGTCGCGGTGATGCTGTCCTTCTCCCACTGACGCAGGCTTTCCAGCTTCCACAGAATCAGTTGCATCAGCTGACGCACCTGGTCGCCCGAGAGCTTCTTCGATTCGAACAGCTTGGCATCCGGGTTCACGCCACCGGCGAAGAAGAAACCAGCCAGCGGTGCAACCTGGCTGAAGGTCTCGACGCGGCCTTGTACGTGTGGCGCGATCTTCATCATGTATTCAGGGTTAAGTGCCCAGGTTTGCAGGCGCGAAGCGAACTCTTCCACCGGCAAATCACGCAGCCATTGTCCGTTGAGCCACGACAGCTTCTCGATGTCAAAAATCGGCCCACCGAGGGACACACGGCTCAGGTCGAAGTGATCGACCATTTCCTGCAGCGAGAACTTCTCGCGCTCGTCCGGCATCGACCAGCCCATGCGGCCGAGGTAGTTGAGCATCGCTTCCGGCATGAAGCCCATGCGCTCGTAGAACGTCACCGAGGTCGGGTTCTTGCGCTTGGACAGTTTGCTCTTGTCCGGGTTACGCAACAGCGGCATGTAGCACAGCTCCGGTTGTTCCCAGCCGAAGTATTCGTAAAGCAGGATCAGTTTCGGTGCCGATGGCAGCCACTCTTCACCGCGCAGTACGTGGGTGATGCCCATCAAGTGGTCATCGACCACGTTGGCCAGGAAGTAGGTCGGCAGGCCATCGGTCTTCATCAACACTTGCATGTCCATGCGATCCCACGGGATCTCGACGTCGCCACGCAGCATGTCCGGCACCACGCAAACACCTTCGCTCGGCACTTTCATGCGGATTACGTGAGGTTCGCCGGCGGCCAGGCGGCGCGCGACTTCTTCTTTCGAGAGCAACAGCGCACGGCCGTCGTAACGCGGGGTTTCGCCACGGGCCATTTGCTCGGCGCGCATCTGGTCAAGCTCTTCGGCGGTGCAGAAGCACGGGAAAGCGTGGCCCATTTCGACCAGTTGCTGGCAGTACTTCTGATAGATGTCGCCGCGCTCGCTTTGACGATACGGACCATGCGGACCACCAACGTCCGGGCCTTCGCTCCAGTCGATGCCCAACCAGCGCAAGGCGTCGAAAATCTGCTGCTCGGACTCGCGGGTCGAGCGCAACTGATCGGTGTCTTCGATCCGCAGGATGAACTCACCGCCATGCTGCTTGGCAAAGCAATAGTTGAACAAAGCGATGTAAGCGGTACCTACGTGGGGGTCCCCGGTAGGCGATGGCGCGATGCGCGTGCGGACGGTGGTCATGGCAAGTCTCGAAATGAAGATAAAACAAAGGGCGAATGGTAACAGGCGATACCCGCCCGGCTCCAGTCAGCAGGGCATTTAAGCCAACGTTGCGTCTACAACGGGCCTGAGCCGCGATGAATGAAGGATTATCAGCCGATGGCATTTACCCACTATCGACTGTATGCCAGATTCACCTGCTGATAACTTTCCTTACAATTTCTCGACTACAGCTTGCCCCATGCCTGCCCAACTCAAGCGTCGCCTGTTCATTTTCCTGCTGATCGTCCTGCTGATTGCCGGGGGCTTTTTTGCCCAGTGGTTCTTCAAGGGACGGTTTTATGAAAGCACCAACAACGCCTACGTGCAGGGCGAGATCACGCGTGTCTCCAGCCAATTGGGTGCGCGCATCGATCAAGTGCTGGTGCAGGACAACCAGCACGTCGACAAAGGCCAGTTGCTGATCAAGCTCGAAGGCGATGACTTCCAGCTCGCCGTCGACCGCGCCAACGCCACCCTCGCCACCCGCCAGGCCGAACGCCTGCAAGCCCAGAGCAAACTGACCCAGCAAGCCAGCCTGATTGCCGCCAGTGACGCGCAAGTCGCCTCTAGCCAGGCCAGCCTGGGACGCTCGCAAATCGACTTGTCCCGCGCGCAAACCCTGCGCAAACCCGGTTACGTGTCGGAAGAACGGGTGACCACCCTTTCCGCCGACAACCACATCGCCCGCTCGCAAGTGACCAAGGCCCAGGCCGACGCGCAAAGTCAGCGCCAGCAAGTCAATTCCTTGAGTGCCGAGATCAAGCGACTCGATGCC is drawn from Pseudomonas sp. 31-12 and contains these coding sequences:
- the leuD gene encoding 3-isopropylmalate dehydratase small subunit, with product MKAFTQHTGLVAPLDRANVDTDQIIPKQFLKSIKRTGFGPNLFDEWRYLDVGQPYQDNSKRPLNKDFVLNAERYQGASVLLARENFGCGSSREHAPWALEEYGFRSIIAPSYADIFFNNSFKNGLLPIILSDAEVDELFEQVEANPGYQLQVDLEAQTVTRPDGKVLRFEIDAFRKHCLLNGLDDIGLTLMDHEAIATFEAKHRASQPWLFRDA
- a CDS encoding Hsp20 family protein, with translation MSTAFSMAPLFRSSVGFDRFNDLFETALRNEPGSTYPPYNVEKHGDDQYRIVIAAAGFQEEDLELQVEKGVLTISGGKRDANEDVTYLYQGIAQRAFKLSFRLADHIEIKAAGLSNGLLSIDLLRVIPEEAKAKRIPINGTQKTALQ
- a CDS encoding tRNA-dihydrouridine synthase; translated protein: MQIALAPMEGLVDNILRDVLTRVGGIDWCVTEFIRINDQLLTPAYYHKFGPELLTGARTASGVPLRVQLLGSDPVCLAENAALACELGSEVIDLNFGCPAKTVNKSRGGAVLLKEPELLNQIVEHVRRAVPAHIPVTAKMRLGFDSPDGSLVCATALAEGGAAHIVVHARTKTDGYKPPAHWEWIPRVQEVVKVPVFANGDIWSVEDWRRCREISGVEDIMLGRGLVSRPDLARQIAAARAGEEVVEMTWAELLPLVQDFWLQAKAQMTARQSPGRLKQWLAMLTRNYPEAVELFTVLRRETELDQVSRLLGLQVAEAA
- the leuC gene encoding 3-isopropylmalate dehydratase large subunit, with the protein product MAGKTLYDKLWDSHLVKQRDDGSALIYIDRHIIHEVTSPQAFEGLRLAGRKPWRIDANIATPDHNVPTTPERKGGIEAIADQVSRLQVQTLDDNCDEYGIVEFKMNDVRQGIVHVIGPEQGATLPGMTVVCGDSHTSTHGAFGALAHGIGTSEVEHVLATQCLVAKKMKNMLVSVEGKLPFGVTAKDIVLAVIGKIGTAGGNGHAIEFAGSAIRDLSVEGRMTICNMSIEAGARVGLVAADEKTVAYVKGRPFAPKGAEWDLAVEAWKDLVTDKDAKFDTIVELDATQIKPQVSWGTSPEMVLAVDQHVPDPAKEMDLVKRGSIERALKYMGLTANQAITDIQLDRVFIGSCTNSRIEDLRAAAVIAKGRKVASTIKQAIVVPGSGLVKAQAESEGLDKIFLDAGFEWREPGCSMCLAMNPDRLESGEHCASTSNRNFEGRQGAGGRTHLVSPAMAAAAAVNGRFVDVRELI
- a CDS encoding PAS domain S-box protein gives rise to the protein MPKSVDRIPPMPRIQALDPKRSEQSWESAPQLLAALNGARLGAWYWDIERGQISWSRGTQALFGFDPRQPLPADLEYLDLLPPEDRAKTIRAFHAVIAGAPLEQAMHHRIRWPDGSLHWLEINGSLLPDKHGRPRMIGVIREITHQRQREQALSSSEKRFATLFHLCPNMVLLTRQEDGLITEANQYFESLFGWPVQDAIGRTTVELGLWVHPEQRDVLVKATKAKGELTSMEVQFRASNGQIHDGILSAQKVELEGQPYLLSTFLDTTERKAAEHALKDSQERLDLALDSAQLGTWDWHIPSGMLYGSARAAQLHGLEAIPFHESFDAFFEGVPDEERGSMRDAYRSLREGPAGNYQLTYRVQLSDGSSRYLESRARLYRDENGAPLRMAGTLLDITDQVEREQRLVASEEKFATLFQVSPDPICVTRQDTGQFIEINSSFTQTFGWSAAEVIGRSADEIGLWDASAKSLQRIEQVIREQGLNNVAIVAQHKDGQSLTCVISSRQISVGDQPCIVTTLRDITQQQRSEAALKASEEKFAKAFHSSPDAITITERDTGRYLEVNDGFSRLTGYRADEVIGRTVYQVGIWAEEKQRSALLAELQLKGRVHHQEMLGRNKRGELLTVEVSVEPITLNETACLLLTARDVSLLKNAEAQIRHLAYHDPLTNLPNRALLMDRLSQQIALLKRHNLRGALLFLDLDHFKHINDSLGHPVGDTVLKIITARLEASVRMEDTVARLGGDEFVVLLSGLEGSRNEVSAQVSDLADTLRELLSEPMFLDGQRLQVTPSIGIALIPDHGSTPTDLLKRADIALYRAKDSGRNTAQMYHNTMQKAASERLRMETDLRLALSRGEFQVHYQPQVDARGNRIVGAEALVRWDHPELGPQSPTEFIKVLEDSGLILEVGTWIIDEACGAFKKLVAKGLVNPLSFSLCVNISPRQFRQNDFVERIEHSLSSHGLPCSLLKLEITEGIVIQNLEDTINKMRRLKKLGVSFAMDDFGTGYSSLTYLKRLPVDTLKIDQSFIRDATTDPNDAEIIRAIVAMARSLELKVIAEGVETPEQLEFLQGLGCHFYQGYLHSRPLPVKEFQKLLK
- a CDS encoding LysR family transcriptional regulator; this translates as MDLANLNAFIAIAETGSFSGAGERLHLTQPAISKRIAGLEQQLKVRLFDRLGREVGLTEAGRALLPRAYQILNVLDDTRRALTNLTGEVTGRLTLATSHHIGLHRLPPLLREFTRRYPQVALDIQFLDSEVAYEEILHGRAELAVITLAPEPHTLVKATPVWDDPLDFVVAPEHSLVSNGAVSLADIALHPAVFPGGNTFTHHIVHRLFEAQGLTPNIAMSTNYLETIKMMVSIGLAWSVLPRTMLDDQVARIPLPGIQLTRQLGYILHTERTLSNAARAFMALLDAQIDLPGTQG